One Anaerolineae bacterium genomic window, AAAATTCTCAGAGGCTAATTGCACCGGGGATTCACGTCATCCTGTAGGGGCGCCCACTTCGCCTCATCTGCGACCGGAGCCTTGATGAGTTGTGCGCCCTCTACGCCTTACGGGAGCTGGCGCAAAGTCTGGTACGGCTGCCTCTACAGCTTTCTGGGTGGGAAGCAGGGTTGAAGAGTGAGTGGGACGGGCTCTATTTAGTGCTGAGGAGATGTTATAGCCACCCTACGCCGCGGATGTCCCCTGAGTTGTGGGCAAAGTCAAGCTTCTGAACCGTTGAGGTTCTGGAAGTTTCTTGGTAAAATAGCCCAAAAGGACTATCGTAGGAGGTAACCATGGGTATAAGGGTGGGAATCCTTACTGTTAGCGACAGAGCTTCTAAAGGAGAGTATCAGGATTTAAGTGGGCCTGAAGTCCGCAAGCTGGTAGAAGAAAAGCTTGGAGCAGAGGTTGTAGCAGAAGAGATCGTGCCGGATGAGAAGGGATTAATTGAAGAAGTGCTTAAAAGGTGGGCCGATGAATTGGATTTGGAACTCATTCTGACCACAGGGGGCACCGGATTTACTCCAAGGGATGTAACACCAGAGGCTACCAAAGCCGTGATTGATAAAGAAGCACCGGGTCTTGCTGAAGCTATGAGGGCGGCAAGCCTCTTGAAAACACCCCATGCTATGCTGAGCCGAGCCGTAGCCGGAATAAGAGGCCGGACGCTTATAGTTAATCTACCCGGAAGCCCAAAAGCTGCCCGGGAAAACCTTGAGGTGATCCTCCCGGCTCTACCTCATGGCCTTGATCTCCTCAGGGGGCGAGAGACTCACCATTGAAAAGCCTGAGAAAGTCCAGCGCCGATTCCCACATGGA contains:
- the mog gene encoding molybdopterin adenylyltransferase codes for the protein MGIRVGILTVSDRASKGEYQDLSGPEVRKLVEEKLGAEVVAEEIVPDEKGLIEEVLKRWADELDLELILTTGGTGFTPRDVTPEATKAVIDKEAPGLAEAMRAASLLKTPHAMLSRAVAGIRGRTLIVNLPGSPKAARENLEVILPALPHGLDLLRGRETHH